From the genome of Miscanthus floridulus cultivar M001 chromosome 10, ASM1932011v1, whole genome shotgun sequence, one region includes:
- the LOC136487655 gene encoding phosphoglycerate mutase-like protein 4: MSSTPAPGAAGAGEELSTEVVVVRHGETAWNASRIVQGQMDPELNEAGRQQAVVVARRLSRQAKPAAVYSSDLKRAAETAEIIARACGVSNVVLNEALRERHMGYLHGLKWDDAVAKSPDSFRGFDIFKLAEGSDPDSRNQELPGGGESLNKIAQEHIGERVVVVSHGAAILELCRHTDPPNSFIRRHIPNTSLNVFRVSGVTAQWTLERCGDISHLKGNGFLEDSFGGDGSSA; encoded by the exons ATGTCGTCCACCCCTGCGCCgggcgccgccggcgccggcgaggagTTGTCCACGGAGGTTGTGGTGGTCCGGCACGGGGAGACAGCGTGGAACGCCTCCCGCATCGTCcag GGGCAAATGGACCCGGAGCTAAATGAGGCTGGCAGGCAGCAAGCCGTTGTG GTGGCCCGCCGGCTGTCGAGACAAGCCAAGCCTGCCGCCGTATACTCTTCTGATCTGAAGCGAGCCGCTGAGACCGCTGAAATCATAGCGAGAGCTTGTGGTGTATCAAAT GTGGTGCTGAATGAGGCGCTGAGAGAGAGGCACATGGGGTATCTCCATGGCCTCAAGTGGGACGACGCCGTGGCTAAGAGTCCAGATTCTTTCAGAGGGTTCGATATTTTCAAACTCGCCGAGGGTTCTGATCCTGACAGCAGAAATCAAGAACTGCCC GGTGGTGGAGAGAGCCTGAATAAGATTGCCCAAGAACACATTG GGGAGCGGGTTGTGGTGGTCTCCCACGGCGCAGCCATACTGGAGCTCTGCCGGCACACTGACCCACCCAACAGCTTCATCCGCAGGCACATTCCAAATACCTCGCTGAACGTTTTCCGTGTCTCCGGCGTCACCGCGCAGTGGACCCTCGAGAGGTGTGGAGACATCAGCCATCTCAAGGGAAATGGCTTCCTGGAGGACTCGTTTGGGGGCGACGGGTCCTCGGCCTAA
- the LOC136487661 gene encoding F-box/kelch-repeat protein At5g26960-like — protein MAAESCHPRGLSWFVRSCIPTDPARHTAVPVPIPISAPDAEDPDPEAEPPITALPDELLLEILARVPRASLPPLPAVCRRFASLLASQAFLHLRRARGRLRPCLLAVSSSARALLLHLHASPSSSSSLDVAALPLLLPPPLLPHSFAHARAVAVGRHVYLVGRGATLRVDPLTGAARACAPTLFPRSKFAAAAVGARIYVAGGSARTATVEEYDPAADAWRVVAEAPRRRYGCAGAGAAGVFYVAGGVAVGGGRGSAAAALVEAHACAGSVDALHVASGAWAWARPRAVPGGGCVVGACGAGDGHLYVVASHAVDLSFWRWHGGGGGSRGGGAGAAGGWVALEAPPVPRGAVGLGVAVRVAMAGVGADRVAAVVNVAAVRGHAAAAAAASGGAVEGLVLVYDIGGGRWSRAPDLPPGFRRAACAAVEC, from the coding sequence atggCCGCGGAGAGCTGCCACCCGCGCGGCCTCTCGTGGTTCGTCAGGTCCTGCATCCCCACGGACCCCGCCCGCCACACCGCCGTCCCGGTCCCCATCCCCATCTCGGCCCCCGACGCCGAGGATCCCGACCCCGAGGCGGAGCCCCCCATCACGGCGCTCCCCGACGAGCTCCTGCTCGAGATCCTCGCCCGCGTGCCCCGCGCCTCCCTCccgccgctccccgccgtctgCCGCCGCTTCGCTTCCCTCCTCGCGTCCCAGGCATTCCTCCACCTCCGCCGCGCGCGCGGCCGCCTCCGCCCCTGCCTCCTCGCCGTCTCCTCCTCCGCCCGCGCGctgctcctccacctccacgcctccccctcctcctcctcctcgctcgACGTCGCCGCGCTTCCCCTTCTCCTGCCCCCGCCGCTCCTCCCGCACTCGTTCGCGCACGCGCGCGCCGTCGCGGTGGGGCGGCACGTGTACCTGGTCGGCCGCGGCGCCACGCTGCGGGTGGACCCGCTGACGGGCGCGGCGAGAGCGTGCGCGCCCACGCTGTTCCCGCGGAGCAAGTTCGCGGCGGCCGCCGTGGGCGCGCGGATCTACGTCGCGGGCGGCTCCGCGCGCACGGCCACGGTCGAGGAGTACGACCCGGCCGCCGACGCGTGGCGCGTCGTCGCGGAGGCACCCCGCCGGAGGTACGGCTGcgcgggcgccggcgccgccggcgtGTTCTACGTCGCCGGAGGGGTTGCCGTGGGAGGAGGACGAgggtcagcggcggcggcgctggtggaGGCGCACGCGTGCGCCGGGTCGGTGGACGCGCTGCACGTGGCCTCGGGCGCCTGGGCGTGGGCGCGCCCGCGGGCGGTGCCCGGCGGCGGCTGCGTCGTGGGCGCGTGCGGCGCCGGGGATGGCCACCTCTACGTGGTGGCCAGCCACGCCGTGGACCTCTCCTTCTGGCggtggcacggcggcggcggcggcagcaggggCGGTGGCGCCGGAGCCGCCGGCGGGTGGGTGGCGCTCGAGGCGCCGCCCGTGCCCCGCGGCGCCGTGGGGCTGGGCGTGGCGGTGCGCGTGGCGATGGCCGGCGTGGGCGCCGACCGCGTGGCGGCGGTCGTCAACGTGGCCGCCGTCAggggccacgccgccgccgcggctgcgGCCTCGGGCGGCGCCGTGGAAGGGCTGGTGCTGGTGTACGACATCGGCGGTGGCAGGTGGAGCCGCGCCCCCGACCTGCCCCCCGGGTTCCGGCGCGCCGCGTGCGCCGCCGTCGAGTGCTGA